In the Podospora pseudocomata strain CBS 415.72m chromosome 5, whole genome shotgun sequence genome, one interval contains:
- a CDS encoding hypothetical protein (COG:S; EggNog:ENOG503PC1B): MYRHPRHRLVAGWAVPNNGLITKRLTSSYPMKGLRFGFGGFRLISIGRTKKCGDNSDESAVGMNTSDISESMAARQLKKAGLWYPDVPPDDIQLNGNKFHPLKLYLLGFKPIFWTHSWRARGQVSLASHQHLFA, translated from the exons ATGTACCGGCACCCTCGTCATCGATtggtggctggctgggctgtcCCAAACAACGGCCTCATAACAAAGCGCTTGACGTCATCATATCCAATGAAGGGGCTCAGATTCGGCTTTGGT GGCTTCCGTCTGATCAGCATTGGCAGGACCAAAAAGTGTGGTGACAACAGTGACGAGAGTGCTGTCGGCATGAATACAAGCGACATCTCTGAAAGCATGGCGGCCCGACAACTCAAGAAAGCCGGGCTGTGGTATCCCGACGTTCCACCCGACGACATCCAACTCAACGGTAACAAATTCCACCCACTGAAGTTATACCTGCTGGGGTTCAAGCCTATCTTTTGGACGCATTCTTGGAGGGCCAGGGGGCAGGTATCTCTAGCATCTCACCAGCATCTCTTTGCATGA
- a CDS encoding hypothetical protein (COG:S; EggNog:ENOG503PEV2), translated as MLTKTFFAVGALLTQLIHGAAEPPVSSYSVVEVEWSLPVDPNKPNGAREFITGTIEEAIRQMDAAHPGWSQTFTSNMQTVDPHVLMARGSSPESQSVNCHLDSGKGAANCVDIRDGARYLGSIDSPAPNNSPHSCGRVSCAYNSAIWWCNDNDSVKEIAWKNIASSAWFLQDNCLYYEGRTEKVFAQEFMKDKWDVCVTGDRC; from the exons atgctcACCAAGACATTCTTCGCCGTCGGCGCTCTCCTCACCCAGCTCATCCACGGAGCTGCCGAGCCCCCCGTTTCCAGCTACTCCGTCGTCGAAGTCGAGTGGTCTCTCCCAGTCGaccccaacaaacccaacgGCGCCCGCGAGTTTATCACCGGTACcatcgaggaggccatcCGCCAGATGGACGCCGCTCACCCCGGCTGGAGCCAGACCTTTACCAGCAACATGCAGACCGTGGATCCTCACGTTTTGATGGCTCGTGGCAGCAGCCCCGAGAGCCAGTCTGTCAACTGCCACTTGGACAGTGGAAAGGGAGCTGCCAACTGTGTTGACATCCGTGATGGCGCCCGTTACCTTGGATCCATCGACAGCCCTGCCCCCAATAACTCCCCTCACAGCTGCGGCCGTGTTAGCTGCGCTTACAACTCCGCTATTTGGTGGTGCAATGAC AATGACTCCGTCAAGGAAATCGCCTGGAAGAACATTGCGAGCAGCGCCTGGTTTCTCCAGGACAACTGCTTGTACTACGAGGGAAGAACCGAGAAGGTTTTCGCCCAGGAGTTCATGAAGGACAAGTGGGATGTCTGTGTGACTGGCGACAGGTGCTAA